In the Cellvibrio sp. KY-GH-1 genome, GAAGTCCTGAGAGAAATTTAAGCCGGGCGTGTCCTTGAGCTCATCTATCATCGACAGCACTGCCCTAACGAAATCTGCTTTTGATGAACGATTTGAGGATGTAGCCGCCTCTGTTCTTGGGTCTGTTGCGTAGATTTCGGCAGCATCGGCGTCATCGCCTATTTCCTTGATCACTGCTGGAAGATACGGCCAATATTTAAGATCAAATTGACCGGCCAGCGCCTGGAGCGGCTCAGCTAAAAAACTCCGAAAGTGATAGTTATCACGAGAAGCTTCTTTGATGACATTTACAATGTGATAATGGGTATTTGAATTAAACGGGTGTTGGTTTTCAATAGCGGATCGCTCTTCTAATAAGTCGGCAAGATCTTTCGCTAGAGTGCTGATTTTTTTATTCACATCGATTAGCCGGTCTCGCGCTGCGCGCATCTCAATTGCATTTTCTGGTGACCAGAATGAAAGAGTACCTACCAATTGGTCGAGGAATTGTGCTCTTTGTTGGGCTGACAGCGCTGAGAGTTCGTCATAGACGGTCTTCATTGCTGCGCTTTGGGTAAGTAAATAATTGATAGTAATGACATCGGTTGGCCAGATGCTATTTTCAATATTGTAATTTCGGCTGGCAATAAGAATGGCTTCGCACTCTTCGGTCATATTTTTAGTGGTGGTTGTCATTGTGGCTCCTGACGTTAATGGGTTCAGGGTTAACGTAAATCAGCCTGTTGAATTTGTCGGTATCTCAAATGCAATTTTTTCGGATGCTTTGAGATACCGCGTAAAGCCCATGTCATCATTAGGCAGTTTGGTGAGTCAGCAACCGCAAAATTTCTGTTAATGAAGCAATGCTATTGCCCCCTGACCGCTGGCTTCTGACCAAGTGTTTAGCTTGAAACCCGAATTGGGTAGGTCCTTCATAGTCGGCCAGTAATGTATCGCCAATAAAAAGGATTTGCCTTGGTTCTAAGCCGGTACTCGCTACAATCGATTCGTAAATTTTTCTGTCCGGCTTTATTGCGCCAATTTCATAGCTGAGGTGTCGGGCGAGGTTGAATTGAGGTAATAGCTGGTCAATAACTACTCCGTAGGGTTTGGCCAAATTGGAGCAAATGGCCAGTGGAATTCCTTGCTTGGCCAATACATCCAGTGTTGGTAACACATCATCAAAGAGCGTTAGGCTGGCTAACTCCTCCTGAATTTCCTGATGTAATTGCGCGAGCATATTAGCGGGCGGGAAAATCCCAAGTGTTGCCAGCAGCTCACCGCAATCCTTGTCTGTTGTCATCAGTTTTCGTGCATCATCTGGTTGTGGGCTGCGCCCCTGTTCCCTGGCCCAAAGTAGAATCTTTCGGAAAGGATGGTGCATGATCCCAAACTGAATCAGTGTTCCATAGAGATCAAAAACAATTAATGCCGGTCGAGGATTCATTCGATCACCCATGGGCTTTGGTTTGGAGAGAGTGGCCAAGTGATTCCAGCAACTGGTTTTTCACAGCAAGCTCGGTTTTGACCGACACAAGCTCAAGCTCAATAGCTTTAAAGGATTTTTCCATTAACCCAAGTCGTTCGCCAAGATCAGATTTTTCGCCAAGCAACTGGTCACGCGCAGTCCGGAGTTCAACAATTTGGAGGGTTCCGGCTTGGAATTGCTCATTAATGGCCGACAATTTCGACTCTGCTGTCTGTAGCTGCTGTCCTGCATCATTGAAAGCCTTGCGAAGTTGGCGTACTTCGGCGGTTAACTCAGCATTGGCGGTATTGAGGTGGGTCAAGTCAGTTTGTTTGATCGATAAAGTCTGATTGAGCTGGCGAATTTCCGCCTGTAGTTGTTGTACCTGATGTTCGTGACGCCGCTGATCCTGGTCGCGCTGGTCTTTGACTGACTGGCGGTAATGATCCAGGGCTTCTCGGGCGTGCTGGTGTTTTTCTTCCAGAGAGCGAATGTGGTTATCCTTCTCCACTATCAATAAGCCGTTGTCTGCCAGTTGCTGCTCCAGTCGTCCCAGCAAAATTTTTTGAGCCTCTGCCTCAGTCGTCAAAGCATTATGGGTTTGCTCATACTTGGCTAACTGGGCTTTAAGCTGTTGGTTTTCATCTGTCGCACTCGCCAGCGCCTTTTGCTGGGATTCCAACTGGCTTTTCAAGCTATCTGTAGTTACTTGCTGACTGGCTTCCCGCTCGGTAATCAACTCCTGGGCCTCATGGTGTAGCTGGGCAGCAAGTTGCTCCACCAGTGAGCTCAATGCCTCGCTGATAGCAGGCTTTTTGCCGGAATTCAGTGGGCTTTCATCTGCTAGTTCCTTCAAATATCGGTGGATGGTGGCCTTGGAGCCGGTATTGCCCAGCTCAATCCGAACTGCATCAATGGAAGGATTCTGCCCCTTGGCAACCAGCGCGTCTCGTGCCTTTTTGACCTGGTGTTTATTGATACCGCTATTTGCCATTGCTCGTCTGTCCTGTTTATTTCGTACTGTGGTACATACTATGTAATTATATACTAATTTTAACAGGACTAAAGATCAATAAATGAACGTGTATAACATTAGATAATCATGAATTATCTAATGTTAATACTGGATTTCAAACAAAATCGTCCCGGATTAGTACAGTTTGTGTTAGATGGCAGGAGACATTGAAATGGATTGGGCTTCTTATTTTGCACTTGTTAATGATCAGCCATAAAACCGAGGCGGTAATCGAGCACTTACTGGGCAAAGAAACAACTCAATTCAGCGAGTTATCAGGTGGTTAGCAGTATTACTCCGGGTGATGTAGAGGACAGCATTCTCGATTGCTGCGCCAGTCAGGATATACATTTGCTGGCGATGGGTGCCTACTGCCATTCTCGGATTAGCCAGTTTTTGGTGGGAAGCACAACACTCATTTTGGGCACGAGCAACGATATCGTTGCTGCTGTTGCGTTAACCTTTCATTCCTGTATCTGGCTTATGGATTGAAACTCGATACCAAAAACTTTTCTGCAAGCTTTTGCTCCCGAAATTTCCCTACTACAAAATCCACAAAAGCACGTGTTTTAGGTGGCAATAATTTTTGGTTCGAAAAATACAGGGAGATTAGCCCCAAATCGCAATACCAATCGGGAACCAAACGTACCAAGGCACCCGATTGGAAATGTTCGATAGCATGGGGCGTGGCAATAACCGCAACACCGTATCCGAGCAATGCGGCGCGGGTCATAGCATCCGGTTCATTGGTTAGCATTTTCGCCTGATTAATTTCCAGTG is a window encoding:
- a CDS encoding universal stress protein; the protein is MVSSITPGDVEDSILDCCASQDIHLLAMGAYCHSRISQFLVGSTTLILGTSNDIVAAVALTFHSCIWLMD
- a CDS encoding DNA-binding protein encodes the protein MANSGINKHQVKKARDALVAKGQNPSIDAVRIELGNTGSKATIHRYLKELADESPLNSGKKPAISEALSSLVEQLAAQLHHEAQELITEREASQQVTTDSLKSQLESQQKALASATDENQQLKAQLAKYEQTHNALTTEAEAQKILLGRLEQQLADNGLLIVEKDNHIRSLEEKHQHAREALDHYRQSVKDQRDQDQRRHEHQVQQLQAEIRQLNQTLSIKQTDLTHLNTANAELTAEVRQLRKAFNDAGQQLQTAESKLSAINEQFQAGTLQIVELRTARDQLLGEKSDLGERLGLMEKSFKAIELELVSVKTELAVKNQLLESLGHSLQTKAHG
- a CDS encoding HAD family hydrolase yields the protein MATLSKPKPMGDRMNPRPALIVFDLYGTLIQFGIMHHPFRKILLWAREQGRSPQPDDARKLMTTDKDCGELLATLGIFPPANMLAQLHQEIQEELASLTLFDDVLPTLDVLAKQGIPLAICSNLAKPYGVVIDQLLPQFNLARHLSYEIGAIKPDRKIYESIVASTGLEPRQILFIGDTLLADYEGPTQFGFQAKHLVRSQRSGGNSIASLTEILRLLTHQTA